GTGGATATGACAACCAGCCTTCATTCTATGATGATGATACGGTTTTGTTTGCATCAACGCGGGCGGGCCAGACAGACATCCGTAGGTTTGATATTGAAGAGGGCAGCATTTCATCATGGGTCACCGACACCCCCACAGGCAGCGAATACTCTCCCCTGAAAATTCCCGGCAAAGAGGCCGTTTCGGCCATCCGGTTGGATTTGGATGGTTTGCAACGCCTGTACCAATATGATATAAAGACTGGCACGTCAGAACCATTGCTAGACCTAAAGGTAGGCTATCATGTTTGGTTCAACGACCATATCATTGTCAGTTCTGTATTGGTCGGTGACCGTATGGACTTGGTAGTGAGCAATCTAAAAGATGGTTCAAACCGCACGTACCAGAAAAATGTAGGGCGGTCACTCCATAAAATTCCGGATACCGATTTGATCAGTTATATCAGCAAAGAGCATGATCGATGGCAAATTAAATCATTGGATCCAGTTTCTGGGGCCACCAAGAAAATAACCGATACTTACGACAATGCCGAAGACATGTGTTGGTTGAGTGATGGCACCATTTTAATGGGAGCTGGTAAATCCATCGTCAGGTACAACCCTAAAACAGACGTACAATGGGAACGACTGATCTATTTTCATCAAGAAGAAATCAACAACATTTCCCGCATGACCACTAATCCCGCCTCTAATCGATTGGCGTTTGTTGCCGAGACATCACCTCGACATATTGTGCAAAAACAATTGGATGCCTATAATGCCCGTGACATCGATGGTTTTTTGGCCACCTATTCCGAAGATATAGAACTATACGACTACCCCAACGAGCTTTTTATGCAGGGCAAAGAGCAGATGCGAAAAAGGTATGCGGCTTTTTTTGAAAAAACCCCTGACCTACATTGCGAAATCAAAAAAAGAATTGTAATCGGCAACAAGGTGATCGACGAAGAACATATAATGGCAAATGGTGCCAAGTTCAGCACTGTGGCCATTTACGAGGTCGAAAACGGCAAGATTGCCAAAGTCACTTTTTTACGGTAATTTTTTCGCTAGTGAAGTTTTTGCACAACATTGGCCGGATCGAAGCTTTTAGCGATGCCGTTTTTGCATTTGCGGCTACCTTGATGGTCGTGAACTTTGACCTTGATACCGATTTGACCCTTTCAAAAACAGATGCCACTGGTTTTTTGAGTTTCGCCGTCAGTTTTTTTGTGCTTGTGGCCCTTTGGTGGGCGCATTACAATTTCTTCAGGCGCACCAAATATATGGACAATGTACTGATAGCCCTGAATGCCCTGTTGCTTTTCGTGGTGCTTTACTATGTCTTTCCGTTGAAATCTCTAGTGCATTCTTGGATGGGTGAAGGTGTCAAGACCAAAGAAGACCTTTCGAACCTGTTTGTTATGTACGGCATCGGGTTCAGTCTTATATTTTTTTGCTTTTCCGGCATGTATTTCAGGGCCTATAAAAAATCAAAATCGAGCGAAAAATCATTGAATCTATATTTTTATGCCCGGCATTTCGCCATTTTTGTGTTGGTATCATTGATTTCGATTGTTCTTGCCCTTTTTGGTTTTGGCATCGAATTTGGTTTGCCCGGTTTTTTCTATGCACTGTTGGGTCCACTATGCTATTTACATTCAAAACAATTTTATAAACGATACGAATTGAACTGATTATGAAGAAACTCCTTTTCCTGTCACTGCTCATACCTCTTATTTCGCAATCACAGACCGATCCTCGCCTTTACCGGATTATCGATGCTGTTTCTGCAAAGCGTATTGAAAAAGACATCACCATACTTGCCAATTTTGGTACACGCCATACCTTGAGCGACACCGTTTCGAATACACGCGGCATTGGCGCGGCACGGCGCTGGATAAAAAGTGAATTTGAGAAGATTTCAGCTGATTGCGATAACTGTTTGGAGGTGTTCTATCAAAAAAACTTCATTAAAAAGGGCGAAGGGCGCCGTATTGTGAAAGATGTTTGGGTGGTCAACGTGGTCGCGATACAGAGGGGCACCAAATACCCCAACCGCTTCATTATTATGAGCGGGGATATAGACTCTCGTGTCAGCGACCCCAATGACTACACCTCTGATTCCCCCGGGGCAAACGATAATGCCAGCGGAATGGCCGGTACCATTGAAGTGGCACGTGTACTTTCAAAATATGAGTTTGAGAGCAGTATCATCTATGTTGGGCTTTCTGGGGAAGAACAAGGGTTATATGGCGGAAAAGGATTGGCAGAATATGCCAAGCAGCAAGGCTGGGATATTGTCGGTATACTGAACAACGATATGATAGGAAACATCAAAGGGGTGGATGGTGTGATCAGCAATCGTGATTTTAGAATATTCTCAGAACCCGTTCCGCCCACTGAAACAGAAGAACAAAGGGGGGCCAGACGGTTCTACGGCGGGGAGGTCGATGGTATTTCGCGCCAGTTGGCACGGTACGTGCACAAAACCACCAAAACCTATATGCCAGAAATGAACCCTATGATGATCTATCGATTGGACAGGTTTGGCCGGGGTGGCCACCATCGCCCGTTCAACGATGCAGGATTTGCGGGCATTCGCATTATGGAAGCGCACGAAAACTATACCCAACAACACCAAGACATACGGGTTGAAAACGGTATCGCCTATGGCGATGTGCTAGAGCATGTGAATTTTGACTACGCCAAAAAGCTCTCCGCAGTAAATGCCATCAACCTAGCTTCCATTGCATGGGCACCCCCAGCACCTGAAAAGGTCGAAATCGGCGGTATTGTCGAACCATCGGCCAGATTGAGGTGGACAAAGGTGGATGGGGCAAAGGGCTATAAAATCTATTGGCGTGACACCACTTCACCCACTTGGGACAATTATCGTTATGTGGGCGACGTTACAGAACATACACTCGATGGTATCGTAATAGACAATTATTTCTTCGGTGTGGCCGCAGTAGGTGAAAACGGACACGAAAGTTTGGTAGTATTTCCTTCAGGCGTTTTTAGATAAACAAAAAATATGATAAAAAGACTTTTTGCATTCTTTCTGGTATTAACCGTGACTGTTTCTTTTGCACAAGAAGAACCGAGCTACACCCGCGATGAATACCTGCGCGGAAGCATCACACCCGAGCGCGAGTGGTGGGACTTGACATTTTATCACCTAGATATTGAGGTGAAACCTGATGAAAAATATATTTCTGGCCACAACACCATTCAATACAAGGTGCTCAAAGAGCATGATGTTATGCAGATCGACCTGCAGCCACCCCTTGAAATCAAGAAGATAACACAAGGTGGAAAAGAACTCTCCTATAAAAAGGCCGGCACCAATGCCTATCACGTGTTGTTTGATAAGTCACAACAAAAAGGTACCATCAACGAAGTCACCATTACCTATGCAGGTAAGCCGCGCGAGGCCATGAACGCCCCTTGGGATGGCGGTTTTTCATGGAAAAAAGATCAGAACGGCAATCATTTTGTGGCCACCTCGTGCCAAGGCCTCGGTGCCAGTGCATGGTGGCCCAACAAAGACCATATGTACGATGAGGTCGATAGCATGGCCATTAGTGTTACCGTGCCCAAGAACTTAATGAACGTTTCGAACGGCCGACTCAGAAAGGTAGTGGACAATGACGACACCAAAACCTACCATTGGTTTGTAAACAACCCCATCAACAATTATGGGGTGAACGTGAATATCGGCGACTATGTCCATTTTGGCGAAACGTATCAAGGTGAAAAGGGTACACTTGACCTTGATTACTATGTTTTGCGCGATAATCTTGAAAAGGCCAAAGAGCAGTTCAAGCAAGTTCCGATGATGATGGAGGCATTTGAGCATTGGTTTGGCCCTTACCCTTTTTATGAAGACGGCTTTAAACTGGTAGAGGTGCCCTATTTGGGTATGGAGCACCAAAGCTCTGTCACCTATGGCAACCAATACCAAAACGGCTACTTGGGAAGAGATCTTTCAGGTACCGGCTGGGGGCTAAAATTCGATTTCATCATTATACACGAAGCGGGCCACGAATGGTTTGCCAACAATATTACCTACAAAGACATTGCCGATATGTGGGTGCACGAAGGGTTTACCGCCTACTCGGAAAACCTGTATTTGGACTATCATTTTGGTAAGGAAGCTGCCGCTGATTATGTTATCGGAACGCGGAAAAATATTCAAAATGATCGGCCGATCATCGGAAGGTATAATTTGAACAGAAGAGGCTCGAACGACATGTACTACAAAGGGGCCAATATATTGCACACCCTACGTCAACTGCTTGAGGATGATGAAAAATGGCGAAAGATCCTGAGAAAGATGAACCGTGTTTTTTATCACCAAACGGTTACCTCAAAACAAATCGAACAATTTTTGAGCAAAGAAACCGGTATTGACCTTACCCAGTTTTTTGATCAATATCTGAGAACAACCATGATTCCCACTTTGGTGTATAATATTGAGGGAAAATCACTTAAATATCGCTATATCAATATCGTGGAAGGATTTGACATGCCGGTAAAAGTCAAGGTTTATGATAAATGGGAATGGATATACCCCACTGCAACTTGGAAAACCTATGGTAAAGCTGTCTCCCCAGAGAAACGGGTAACTGTTGACCGAAATTTTTATGTGAACGTAACAAAACAATAAGGGAGCTTTTGCTCCCTTATTGTTTTATTTTAGTTGAAGGTTGCATTCACCAAGGCCACAGGTGCAGGGCCACGGTTTTCCCCTTCAGCGGGCTTGTACACGAAATATAGTTCATCTACCGTATCATTAACAGCATTGTCCAAATTTATCATGAGCATGCCACCTGGCTGGGGAACTGCTGGGGCCGTCATGGTGCCAGACCCTAGCAATGCCCCATCAGGACTATCTTTTCTGAGTTCAAATGTAATACTGGCTGTTGGTGGCGCTTGCCAACCCAGTGTGAGCATCACATTTTTTACCCCGGTCAGGTCTATATTTTCCAAGGCAAACCAACTTTCGTCTTCAGGCAGCACCAATAGGTCCATGCCTCCAAATTTCACATAGCTCATTCCGTCTGCTTTGGTATTCTTGCTAAAGCCAACGGTACTGCTTTGCAAATAGGCACTTGTCGTTCCTGTGAGTGGTGTAACACTGCCCTGCCCTTCATCTGTGTAACTGGCCGTCAACACCAGTACCTTAGATCCTTGGGTGGGTTGTGGTACAATTTTACCGAAGGGAGGCAGCGACTTTTTAGAAGCTTGATCTGCCACCAAAGACTGGATATATTGCGCTATCTGTCGCGTTTCATCTTGGGTGATATTCGGGTGTGCGGGCATCATCACCTCACCCCAAACACCAGAACCTCCTTCAGCGATTTTCTTTTGAAGGTAGGCCATGGCATCTTCTTGATCTTTATATTTTTCGGCAATCTCAAGGTAGTTGGGCCCTATGGAACCCTCACGCTCTTTATGGCAAGCCTTACAGTCCATCGATTGTGTCAGGGCTTTTCCGGTGACCGCCGCCGACACTTTTTGATGGCCCATCGACATGTTTACCTGATCCATTCCCTCTAGATAGTCGACCGAGACAAAAATATTTTCTGTGTTGATCTCGGTCCCGTCGGGATCTTCGACCCGCACCTCGTATTCGATCGGTGCGCCTGCTATGAAAAACGATGAATTGCCACCTTTCAGGTCAATGGACACCACGGGTCTTGAATTGCCTGCGGTAATACGTACCAGATTGCTCTTCTGTGAAGCGCCCTTGCTATCTTTCACCGCAACGGAGACCTTGTATTCGCCGGGTTCAGAATAGATATGTTGAATGCTGTTCTCCGATGTTTCCTTGGTTTCACCGTTACCAAAATCCCATACATAACTTATTGCATCCTTTTCCCTATCATGGGCCTGTACGGTCGCAGTAACCTCTAAGGGCAGCCTTCCAGATGTCTTGTCAACTATGAAACTATCGATGAGTGGTGGTCGGTTTCCCCCATTATATTCAATGTATGACAACCCAGAGTCTTCGTTTTGTGTGAACCAACCGCTACCATACTCGAGCAGGTAGATACGGCCGTCATCACTGATTTCCATATCAATCAGATTGTTGACCTTTACGTCTGGTGCAAAGGGTTCCATTTTGTTCAAGGTACCATCCTCAAAAAGCGTAACGGCCATCATCCAACCGCGCATCCATTCATAAATCATAACTTTTCCATCATAATAGTCAGGCAGTTTGTTCTCACCTTCATAAAAGTCTGAATAGTACACGGGGCCTGCCATGGCATTGCGGCCACCTGTGCCCACTTGTGGAAAATCTTGGGTAGGCGCATATGGGTAGAAGATCATGGCCGGTTGGGCAGGGGGCAACTCCCGCAAGCCAGTGTTGTTTCGCGAATCGTTTATGGGTTTTTCCGGATCAAAAGCGGCACCGCTTTCTCCCGTGGCATAATCGTAATCAAGGTACGCCTTATTGTCGGCTATGAACAGGGGCCAGCCATAATTACCGGCCTGGCGTGCTTGACCCACCTCATCATAGCCTCTGGGACCCCGATTGGCCAAGTCATCTTCACCGGCATCAGGACCAACATCGCCCCAATACAGATAGCCATTCTTTGGGTCTACGGATATACGGTATGGATTACGGTGGCCCATGGTGTAGATTTCAGGTCGCGTCTTTTCGGTTCCCTGTGGAAATAGATTGCCCTTTGGAATATCATACGAGCCATCTTCGTTGACTTTTATTCGAAGGATCTTTCCGCGCAGGTCGTTGGTATTGCCAGAAGAACGCCGGGCATCGTACTGTTCTTTCCCCGGTAGGTCATTCAATGGGGCATAGCCCTTGTTGACATAAGGTGCATTGGGCTCGTCAAAGGGGGTGGAATTATCCCCGGTGGACAGATACAGCAGTCCATCGCCCCCAAAAGCGATCGATCCGCCCGTATGGCAACATATTTCACGTTGGCTCTCTACCTCGAGAATCACCTGTTCAGAATCTAGGTCAAAGACCCCATCTTTATACTTAAACCGCGAAAGGCGATTTACCCATTTGTCGCCAGTGGGCGCATAATAGGCATAGATCCAATGATTGTTGGCATAGTCAGGGTCTTTTTGAAGGCCCATCAACCCCTCTTCTGCATTGACTCCCGGGGTGTTCAACGTTTTATGGTACACATCCAAAAAGGCAACTTGTTTCAATTCTTGCGTTTCATTCGAATACAGCATGATCTCGCCCCGGCGCTGTGCGATCAACACATCGTTATTGGGCAAAACAGCCATTTCGGTAGGCTCAAAAAATTCGCCTTCTACCAAGACCTTTTTGGTGAACCTGTCGGCATCTGGTGGAATCTGTGAAGTGGCCTTGCCATAATCAAGTTCTAGGTTCTTGCCAATGGCATATTGGATTCCACCCAGTACGTGTTTCAAGAACAGTTCTTCTGAAAAACTTTCATCGGTATGTCCTGCGGCCGTATAAAAAGACCGCCCACCATCAAACTCGTGGTACCAGCTCATAGGGTGAAAATCACCGTTTTCGCCGCCCTCGTAGGTCGATTCATCAACAGTGATCAGCACATTTACATCGGGATTCAACTTCTTGAAGTTGTACAGCTCATCAGTTCGGTGCCAAACGGTATCGGTAAAAAACTCGGTGGCGGGAAAGTTTTTATCCTTGATGATGAAATCAGCCTCTGGGGTACCATTCGGATGGCTCAAAAACTGGCCCCCGACCAATTTCGTGTACCAGCCCCAGTCGTATTCGGTGTCGGTTGCGGCATGGATGCCCACAAAACCCCCACCGGCCTGAATATAGCGCTCAAAGGCAGCCTCTTGCCTATGGTCAAGAACATTGCCCGTGGTACTTAAAAAGATAATGGCCGAATACTGTTTCAGTGTTTCATCGGTAAATGCTTCGGCGTTTCTGGTCGTATCGACCTCAAACCCGTTTTCGGTACCCAATTTTTGGATGGCAGCAATACCTGTGGGGATGGAAGCATGTTCAAAACCCATGGTTTTTGAAAAAACCAATACTCTTGGGTTGCCCTCCTTTTTTTTCTCACAACTGGCCAAAGACGATACAAGTAATACGGATAAAAGAAATGTGATTTTTTTCATAAGTCAAGTATAGCCTGCTTTTTGGCCAAAAACAAGTAATATTTTTTCAATTTCTTCAGCAATTATTTCATATTCGTTATTTTGAAGACATTTAACATCTTCTTGCAAATGGAAAAAATCAGGGAATACTATTTCAAAGAAACCAATGAATGGCGGCATTGGCTTGAAAAGAACCACGGTTCACCCAACGGCATCTACCTGATTTTTTATAAGGTGGGGCATGAGATGGAAAGCATGCGTTGGGAAGAAGCGGTTAAAGTGGCTCTTTGCTATGGATGGATCGACAGCACCGTAAAAAGTCTTGGCAATGGCAAACGCCGTCAATACTTTTGCCCAAGAAAACCCAAAAGTGTTTGGAGCAGGGTCAACAAAGAACACATAAAGGAGCTCTCAGCGGCAGGACTCATGCACGAGAGCGGACTGAGGGCCATCGAAATTGCCAAACAAAACGGTTCTTGGCATGCATTGGACGATGTGGAGAACGGTGTGGTGCCCAACGACCTGCAAAAGGCCTTCGACCAAAACAAGCGGGCATTCGAAAACTTTCAGAATTTTACCAAAGGGCAGCGCAAAAGCTATCTCTATTGGCTCAAACAGGCAAAGCGAAAAGAGACCCGTCAGAAAAGGATAGACCAAATCATCAACTCTTGTGAACAAGGTATCAAATACCTAAACGGCAGAAGTTGATGAACTATCCAGAATGGAAGCTTAATTCTTGTACATCCGATGATAGACCATCGCCGATACCCCACCGACAAAGGAAAAAACCGCAAGCATTACAAACACATGTTGGTGGCCAACTTCGCCTGGGTTGGCATCCAGAAGATAGCCATAGGCCGGACCCGCAAAAATATCAGGGGTATACCCAATTATAGAAATTAGCCCTACTGCAGTACCGGTCAATGCCAAGGGAATTCTACCCTGACGCATCACGGCAAAATACAGGGCCCTCGCGGCATATATGCCAGTGGCCACGATCATAACCGATAAAAAGAACAACAACCAGGTATTGGGGGCAATGATGCCCGAAGCGAACAGCAACGACCCGATAATGGCCATAAAAAAGCTTGCCATCAACCAAAAGGTAATTTTCGACCTATCGGCAATGATACCCACCAGCACTCCTACCACAGGCCTAATGAACAACAAAACGGTGCCCACTTGTGCCGACTGAACCTCATCGTACAACATCACCTCTTTGGCGTAGAGAGAAAACACGTCTGTAATCTTATAGCCCACATAGGCGCATAGAATAATGACCATCAATAGCCAGACCGAAGGCAGTTTCAGTACTTGGGCTATCTCTTCTTTTGATATTTTGGGCAGTAGTATTTCCTGTTCCTTGACACCTGATTTCATAAAGAACCAGACCAAAACGCCGATAATGCTTATAATGGTTGCCGATACGTAGATGACGTAGGTGAATGCTTCCTTTCGTTCAAAAAGTTCGGCCGTATGAATTTGTCCTGCAATGAAAAGCGAAAAAATCAGCACCCCTAATAGTCCGAACAAGGCGCCCGTAAGCCCTCTCCCCCCATCCAAGAAACCAAAGGCCTTCCCCTGTGAGGTGTCACCTCCCCAAACCCTGGTGGCCTTTATCATGGGTGCCCAAAAGAGAAAAATTGTCGTAAAGCCCCAGTAGCCATATAGTACTTGAAGTGTTCCAAACGTAGGGTACGCCGCAAACAACAATCCGCCCAGAGCGGTCATCCACAGAGCTACCGCCATCAATTTTCGTGGCGGATACTTATCGGCCAAAGGCCCACCGAAAAGGTATGAGACCAAGGCCACAATGCCGTAAACAGAAAAACAGAGCCCCAGTTCGGTGTTATCGACTCCAAACACGTCCAACACCGTGGGACGAAACACCCGCGGCAGCACAAAAGGCAGTATGAAGACCGCTTCGCCGGCCAAAATAAGTAAGAGCAAATAGTACCAAGGCGCTCGTGTTTCTTTTTTTGGGTCTATGTGGTCGGGCATGTATGCCAAATGTACATAAATCTAGATTGTCCCGTCTCATCGCGAACAGTGCCCTACAACTTTTCGCTATCTTTAAGTATTCTCTCAATTCAACCGCCATGAAAAATGTACGGTACATTCTAATTGCATTGTTGTTTGCGGCATGCCAAGCACAGGAAAAAATCAGCGAGACGGCCCTACTCATCTCCAATGTCAGCATTGTTGATGTGACAACAGGAGAAGTGCTTCAAAACCGGCAAGTGGTCATCGATTCTGGAAAAATTAAGTCCATCACTGAATCCCTTGAAAACACCAGTGCCTACACCCAAAAAATTGACGGCTCTGGCAAATACCTACTGCCCGGTCTTGCTGAGATGCATGCCCATATTCCGCAGCCCCCAACGCCCCAAGAACGGATAGACGATGTTCTTTTTCTATATCTCTCGAACGGTATCACCACCATTCGCGGTATGCTCGGACATCCTTCACATTTGGTGCTTAGCGACAAGGCCGAGAATGGTTACATAGTGAGTCCGCGTATATTTACCTCAAGCCCCTCGCTAAATGGAAATTCGGTCACCTCAAAAGAAGAGGCCAAAGCAAAAGTGACCGCTTACAAAGAAGATGGTTATGATTTCTTGAAAATCCACCCTGGTATCCAGTTGGAGGTTTTTGACCAGTTAGTAGAAACAGCTAACAACGTGGATATTGAATTTGCTGGCCACGTGCCTGTGGATGTTGGCATTCACCATGCACTGAATAGCGGCTATGCCTCCATTGACCATGTCGATGGCTTTTTGGAGGGATTGGTGCCCGGATCAGCCGATGTAGACCCTAACGAAAATGGATTCTTTGGCTATAACTTTA
This portion of the Flagellimonas lutaonensis genome encodes:
- a CDS encoding ThuA domain-containing protein yields the protein MKKITFLLSVLLVSSLASCEKKKEGNPRVLVFSKTMGFEHASIPTGIAAIQKLGTENGFEVDTTRNAEAFTDETLKQYSAIIFLSTTGNVLDHRQEAAFERYIQAGGGFVGIHAATDTEYDWGWYTKLVGGQFLSHPNGTPEADFIIKDKNFPATEFFTDTVWHRTDELYNFKKLNPDVNVLITVDESTYEGGENGDFHPMSWYHEFDGGRSFYTAAGHTDESFSEELFLKHVLGGIQYAIGKNLELDYGKATSQIPPDADRFTKKVLVEGEFFEPTEMAVLPNNDVLIAQRRGEIMLYSNETQELKQVAFLDVYHKTLNTPGVNAEEGLMGLQKDPDYANNHWIYAYYAPTGDKWVNRLSRFKYKDGVFDLDSEQVILEVESQREICCHTGGSIAFGGDGLLYLSTGDNSTPFDEPNAPYVNKGYAPLNDLPGKEQYDARRSSGNTNDLRGKILRIKVNEDGSYDIPKGNLFPQGTEKTRPEIYTMGHRNPYRISVDPKNGYLYWGDVGPDAGEDDLANRGPRGYDEVGQARQAGNYGWPLFIADNKAYLDYDYATGESGAAFDPEKPINDSRNNTGLRELPPAQPAMIFYPYAPTQDFPQVGTGGRNAMAGPVYYSDFYEGENKLPDYYDGKVMIYEWMRGWMMAVTLFEDGTLNKMEPFAPDVKVNNLIDMEISDDGRIYLLEYGSGWFTQNEDSGLSYIEYNGGNRPPLIDSFIVDKTSGRLPLEVTATVQAHDREKDAISYVWDFGNGETKETSENSIQHIYSEPGEYKVSVAVKDSKGASQKSNLVRITAGNSRPVVSIDLKGGNSSFFIAGAPIEYEVRVEDPDGTEINTENIFVSVDYLEGMDQVNMSMGHQKVSAAVTGKALTQSMDCKACHKEREGSIGPNYLEIAEKYKDQEDAMAYLQKKIAEGGSGVWGEVMMPAHPNITQDETRQIAQYIQSLVADQASKKSLPPFGKIVPQPTQGSKVLVLTASYTDEGQGSVTPLTGTTSAYLQSSTVGFSKNTKADGMSYVKFGGMDLLVLPEDESWFALENIDLTGVKNVMLTLGWQAPPTASITFELRKDSPDGALLGSGTMTAPAVPQPGGMLMINLDNAVNDTVDELYFVYKPAEGENRGPAPVALVNATFN
- a CDS encoding M1 family metallopeptidase, coding for MIKRLFAFFLVLTVTVSFAQEEPSYTRDEYLRGSITPEREWWDLTFYHLDIEVKPDEKYISGHNTIQYKVLKEHDVMQIDLQPPLEIKKITQGGKELSYKKAGTNAYHVLFDKSQQKGTINEVTITYAGKPREAMNAPWDGGFSWKKDQNGNHFVATSCQGLGASAWWPNKDHMYDEVDSMAISVTVPKNLMNVSNGRLRKVVDNDDTKTYHWFVNNPINNYGVNVNIGDYVHFGETYQGEKGTLDLDYYVLRDNLEKAKEQFKQVPMMMEAFEHWFGPYPFYEDGFKLVEVPYLGMEHQSSVTYGNQYQNGYLGRDLSGTGWGLKFDFIIIHEAGHEWFANNITYKDIADMWVHEGFTAYSENLYLDYHFGKEAAADYVIGTRKNIQNDRPIIGRYNLNRRGSNDMYYKGANILHTLRQLLEDDEKWRKILRKMNRVFYHQTVTSKQIEQFLSKETGIDLTQFFDQYLRTTMIPTLVYNIEGKSLKYRYINIVEGFDMPVKVKVYDKWEWIYPTATWKTYGKAVSPEKRVTVDRNFYVNVTKQ
- a CDS encoding MFS transporter; protein product: MPDHIDPKKETRAPWYYLLLLILAGEAVFILPFVLPRVFRPTVLDVFGVDNTELGLCFSVYGIVALVSYLFGGPLADKYPPRKLMAVALWMTALGGLLFAAYPTFGTLQVLYGYWGFTTIFLFWAPMIKATRVWGGDTSQGKAFGFLDGGRGLTGALFGLLGVLIFSLFIAGQIHTAELFERKEAFTYVIYVSATIISIIGVLVWFFMKSGVKEQEILLPKISKEEIAQVLKLPSVWLLMVIILCAYVGYKITDVFSLYAKEVMLYDEVQSAQVGTVLLFIRPVVGVLVGIIADRSKITFWLMASFFMAIIGSLLFASGIIAPNTWLLFFLSVMIVATGIYAARALYFAVMRQGRIPLALTGTAVGLISIIGYTPDIFAGPAYGYLLDANPGEVGHQHVFVMLAVFSFVGGVSAMVYHRMYKN
- a CDS encoding amidohydrolase family protein, giving the protein MKNVRYILIALLFAACQAQEKISETALLISNVSIVDVTTGEVLQNRQVVIDSGKIKSITESLENTSAYTQKIDGSGKYLLPGLAEMHAHIPQPPTPQERIDDVLFLYLSNGITTIRGMLGHPSHLVLSDKAENGYIVSPRIFTSSPSLNGNSVTSKEEAKAKVTAYKEDGYDFLKIHPGIQLEVFDQLVETANNVDIEFAGHVPVDVGIHHALNSGYASIDHVDGFLEGLVPGSADVDPNENGFFGYNFTPLADTTKIDELVQLAKENEVWIVPTQSLFTKWFAPTDVDSLLALPEMKYMPTETLANWRRVKEQFMADPNFKENQWRHFDAIRRQLIKKLNENGHGMLLGSDAPQLFNVPGFSIHHEMRNMADAGMTNLDIIQSGTINPAIFFGMEDVFGQVKEGLEADLILLEENPLEDLDAFKQLSGVFRQGNWYSKSEIDNRLMDISKNNQQ
- a CDS encoding TMEM175 family protein, with protein sequence MKFLHNIGRIEAFSDAVFAFAATLMVVNFDLDTDLTLSKTDATGFLSFAVSFFVLVALWWAHYNFFRRTKYMDNVLIALNALLLFVVLYYVFPLKSLVHSWMGEGVKTKEDLSNLFVMYGIGFSLIFFCFSGMYFRAYKKSKSSEKSLNLYFYARHFAIFVLVSLISIVLALFGFGIEFGLPGFFYALLGPLCYLHSKQFYKRYELN
- a CDS encoding YdeI/OmpD-associated family protein, with amino-acid sequence MEKIREYYFKETNEWRHWLEKNHGSPNGIYLIFYKVGHEMESMRWEEAVKVALCYGWIDSTVKSLGNGKRRQYFCPRKPKSVWSRVNKEHIKELSAAGLMHESGLRAIEIAKQNGSWHALDDVENGVVPNDLQKAFDQNKRAFENFQNFTKGQRKSYLYWLKQAKRKETRQKRIDQIINSCEQGIKYLNGRS
- a CDS encoding nuclear transport factor 2 family protein — translated: MTLLRTIALTLLCGLFSGHSIFSQAETEVYLFDLDWQEGLPTLTNPKNISNNGGYDNQPSFYDDDTVLFASTRAGQTDIRRFDIEEGSISSWVTDTPTGSEYSPLKIPGKEAVSAIRLDLDGLQRLYQYDIKTGTSEPLLDLKVGYHVWFNDHIIVSSVLVGDRMDLVVSNLKDGSNRTYQKNVGRSLHKIPDTDLISYISKEHDRWQIKSLDPVSGATKKITDTYDNAEDMCWLSDGTILMGAGKSIVRYNPKTDVQWERLIYFHQEEINNISRMTTNPASNRLAFVAETSPRHIVQKQLDAYNARDIDGFLATYSEDIELYDYPNELFMQGKEQMRKRYAAFFEKTPDLHCEIKKRIVIGNKVIDEEHIMANGAKFSTVAIYEVENGKIAKVTFLR
- a CDS encoding M28 family metallopeptidase, which gives rise to MKKLLFLSLLIPLISQSQTDPRLYRIIDAVSAKRIEKDITILANFGTRHTLSDTVSNTRGIGAARRWIKSEFEKISADCDNCLEVFYQKNFIKKGEGRRIVKDVWVVNVVAIQRGTKYPNRFIIMSGDIDSRVSDPNDYTSDSPGANDNASGMAGTIEVARVLSKYEFESSIIYVGLSGEEQGLYGGKGLAEYAKQQGWDIVGILNNDMIGNIKGVDGVISNRDFRIFSEPVPPTETEEQRGARRFYGGEVDGISRQLARYVHKTTKTYMPEMNPMMIYRLDRFGRGGHHRPFNDAGFAGIRIMEAHENYTQQHQDIRVENGIAYGDVLEHVNFDYAKKLSAVNAINLASIAWAPPAPEKVEIGGIVEPSARLRWTKVDGAKGYKIYWRDTTSPTWDNYRYVGDVTEHTLDGIVIDNYFFGVAAVGENGHESLVVFPSGVFR